From the Paenibacillus tianjinensis genome, the window TGCTGAAGGGCATTAATATACAGGTGGCAGCACAGGATATTGTCGTTGTCCTGGGACCGAGCGGCTCAGGCAAAAGCACATTACTTCGCTGCTTAAATGGTTTGGAGGATATCTCAGGCGGCAGCTTTGAAGTAAATGGGATTGTGGTAGATTCCGCTGCCTCCAGACGTTTGCGTCAGCAGGCCACCCGGAATATCCGTAAGCAGAGCGGGATGGTGTTCCAGCAGTTTAACCTATATCCGCACAAAACAGCGCTCGGTAATGTGATTGAAGGACTGATCACTGTGAAGAAGCTGCCGAAAGAGCAGGCTGTAGCTATAGGCCGGAAGCTTCTGGACCGCGTTGGACTGGCCGAGCGTGAAGAATATTATCCTTCTCGGCTCTCCGGCGGGCAACAACAAAGAGTGGCGATTGCCCGTTCGCTGGCGATGGAACCTGCAGTAATGTTATTCGATGAACCCACTTCTGCGCTCGATCCTGAGCTTGTGGGTGAGGTGCTGAGCGTAATGCGTGAGCTGGCTCAGGAGGGAATGACAATGCTGGTCGTGTCACATGAGATGAAGTTTGCCCGTGAAGTGGCGACCAAAATCATTTTAATGGCAGATGGTAATATTATCGAAGAAGCGGCTCCGCAGCGGTTTTTTGAAGATCCCCAAGAGGAACGGACGCGCAGATTCTTGCGTCAAATCAACGAAATTTAAGGAAGAAGGTAACTGTAATGAAAGTATCGACCATTTGGAAAGGTAAACGGATGTTTGATTCAACAGGTCCTTCCGGCTATTCCGTGGGGATGGATGCAACTCCTAAATACGGTGGTAACGGCGAGGGCATGACTCCGATGGAATTGCTGCTAGCGGGGTTGGGAGGCTGCATGGGCATCGATATCACCATGATTTTGGACCGGTTCCTGCCAGAAATCACACGACTCGAAATTGAAGCAGATGGAACCCGCAAGGAAGCGAATCCTTCCGGATTTACAGCGATCGATCTGTTTTTTCATATTGATGGGAATGTCCCCGATTACCGGCTCTGGAAAGCCATCCTGATGGCTGAGGAGAAATACTGTGCCGTCTCGGATTCGCTTAAGGCAGAGATTCACCCCCATCTAATCCTCAATGGAGTAGAGGTAGAGAAACCAGAGAAAACAAGCTAAGGCTAGGATTGGACTGAGCCAGGAGAGCGTTTCAAAGTTTCCGTTAGGCGCAGATGAAGCCGGACCATCGGTTGTCTTTCTTACTGAGAAAGTAGAGGCGAATCAAGGCGTTTTTGATGGAAAGGATTATCTGGAGGGTTTTAAGAGGTTGATAGAATAGGGTATCCGTATGAATTCGAAGACATCACTAAGGTTAATGTCGTTGGAAAAAAGTTGTGCCTGTTGAAAGGGTCCGTTGATTATGGAAATGCTGTTGTAACTATACAAGAGTTATATAGCACGATGATTGATGAGTATGCATTCAACTTTATTGTTTCATATACAAAATGAAGCCTTCCTCTCCGCGGCAATGGGGAGGAAGGCTTCTTTGTTGCGATGTTTGAATTTACATTAATTTAAACAATCCGTAAATGATAACTGCTGCTTGAGCACGCGTTGCGTTGCTGGCAGGGGCAAATGTCCCATCCACCATGCCGCTCACAATCCCGGATTGTTGCAATGCTTTAATTGCTTCTTCTGCATAGACCGAAATGCTAGAATCATCGGCAAACTTGATTTCATTAACGGTATTTTGCAGCTTGACATTTGCCTTCGCTGCGGCTCGATACAGCATAACGGCCATTTCCTGCCTGCTGATTGCATCGTTGATGCCGTAAGATCCGTCCGCTTTTCCGTTGACGATACCGAGCTGTTGGGCTGAAGCAATTGCTTGATAATACCAGGTGCCTTCCTTCACATCTGTAAAGGTGCTGTTTGTCTTATCGCTGTTCAGATCAAGCGCATTCATCAGCATTTGGATGAACTCGGCTCTGGTAACCTGATTGTTCGGCGCGAAAGCTCCAGTTTCA encodes:
- a CDS encoding OsmC family protein, whose translation is MKVSTIWKGKRMFDSTGPSGYSVGMDATPKYGGNGEGMTPMELLLAGLGGCMGIDITMILDRFLPEITRLEIEADGTRKEANPSGFTAIDLFFHIDGNVPDYRLWKAILMAEEKYCAVSDSLKAEIHPHLILNGVEVEKPEKTS
- a CDS encoding amino acid ABC transporter ATP-binding protein — translated: MITTTGLSKHFQDQEVLKGINIQVAAQDIVVVLGPSGSGKSTLLRCLNGLEDISGGSFEVNGIVVDSAASRRLRQQATRNIRKQSGMVFQQFNLYPHKTALGNVIEGLITVKKLPKEQAVAIGRKLLDRVGLAEREEYYPSRLSGGQQQRVAIARSLAMEPAVMLFDEPTSALDPELVGEVLSVMRELAQEGMTMLVVSHEMKFAREVATKIILMADGNIIEEAAPQRFFEDPQEERTRRFLRQINEI